The nucleotide window GTGTGCACGTCGGCGTGAAGGGCCACGGCGGGCGCTCCCACTCCGGCATACATCCGCTCTTCCGCCAGTTGGTCGAAAAGGAAAATCTCCTTATAGAACCGGACGTGCTTCGGGTTGACCATGATGCACACGTCATCAAGCTCAACAAGGTGAGCGTAATTGAACAGCGCCTTTGCGAGATATACGACCAGATTGGCGCCCCGGCGACTTTTGGGGGTGGCCAGGGCACCTACTTCGGCAACCTGACGTCCCTTGGCGCGCAAAGCGTCGATCTCAGGCTTGTAGACAGCGTCCATGGGCAGACCGAACACTCGCGTATCCTTGTACAGGCTCATGGTGGATATGACCTTCAGGTAGGTCTTGAAAATGAAAACGGAAGTGGTAGGCAGCAGGCTGTGCACACTGTAGAGCATCCCTGTCGGCTCCGGGTTGGGCACATAACCGGCATCATTATACTCCGTGTAAACGATCCGGAAGGCCTGTTTCAGCTCGTCCAGAGTTTCCCCGATCTTGATACTCGGGCGGTCGATGCTATCAAGGTTGTCCCTGACCAGCGCCGAACGTCTGATCCGGATGGTACGTCGTTGCTCAAGTCCGTTGAACGGCGGCTTCCCGACCTTTCCTTCCTTTGCTGCCATTACCATTGCCACCCACCTGTACTGATCATGTTTCACCCTTCCATATAGTTTGCCAGCATTTCGATCGGCCTTGAGTCGGAGGTGTCGAATCCTCCGCCCATGCTTACGCCGTTGGACACGTTGCTCCATGTCTTTCGGCAGTAGAAGGAGACTGTCTGATAGGTCTCCGGAATGGTGAACACCACTTCAAAATACGATACGCCCGACAGCCTGTCCGCAAACCCCATATCGAGGTTATGAAAGGAAATTCTCATGCCCCCCTTGGAAATATCCTTGATGGTGACCGGCAGACTGTGCACTCCCCTGTCGGGGATATTTACACAGGATACCGCAGGAATTGACACTTCCAACCTTGGATACGCCCGTCTTTCGTCGCCCACTTTGTCCTTCATCTCCCCCTTGTCCCTGAGGTAGCTGAGAACTATTTCTCTTACACAGTCTTCGGGAGGGCGTTTATTCCCCTGTGCGACAGCCTGCAAAGCCTGATATTCCGTAGGGTTCATATCAAAACACACTTTCACGAAGAACCTCCTTTACCCTTGATCCCCTGACCGTCACAGCACCCGGGGATGCGCCAGCCTGCATTGTTGTCTTTTCCCGTATTCCGCCACCGGATTGTCATGGTTATTGCTATTAACATGCCAATAAACAGCAGCGTTTTTTCAAGGGAAAGACTACAAGGACAATCATGCAGATCACCTTTCAGGACATAGCTCTCAAACCAATGCCGAAGACGATCGCGCAGCTCGATCTCAGTAGAATATTTTCGCTTTTCAAGCGGTTTGAGTCCAACCACATTCCCTATCCTACCGCCGGGGGAGACTTTCAGTGCCTGTGCGCATCCCAATTGGCAGCGCTGGCAATCTGCAATGCGCCGCTGGACATTGAGCAGGCCCTCAAGCCTCATGTGAAAAAAGTCCGGCCGGCCGACCTGGTGGAGAGCCATCTCACGGAAGGATCCCAGTTGCCCGAACTGTTCGTGGTGGAAGACGGCCGACGCCCCGTGGGCTGGACAAACCTGAAACGCGTGCTCGTGAACACGCTACTGTGGTCAAGTCCCCGTCTTGATGAAGTTTTCTCGCCCCATAAGGGGGTCATCGTTTCGGAAACGGATTCTGTCTACGAGGCACATCGCAAGCTGCTCATGAACCATGCCGAAAGCGCCATCGTAACCGGTGGCCGTTACGTGCGGGGGATCATATTGGATCGCGACATCAGCAAGCTGGTGCAGGACGGAAGGGACATCTGGAATCTCAAGATTCGCAAGGCCATGCGCGAGGTTCCCGTACTGGGATCGTGGGTGCTGCTCAAGGATGCCTATACCGCCTGCATGAGAAACGACACCGACAGGGTTATCGTCAGCGACGCCGACGGCACCCCTATGGGCACAGCCACACTGGGTGACATCGTGAACGCTCTCGGCATCCGCGCCCAGATTCCGCAAAATGCGGACGGCGAATCCATCACCAGCCCGGGCCTTTATGAAGCGGCATTCATGGACACCGTACTGAGCCAATCCATGCAAACCGGAATAATCGGACTCAACGACCGGCTTCGCGTGGTGTACTACAATGCGACACTGCAACACCTGTTGGACAAGTCCAACCGCATCCGGGTCGGGGCCGACGTGGAGGCGATATCCCGATGCTGCGGCAGTTCAAGGCACAAGGTCTTGACCATGATCGAACGGGCAAGAAACGGCGATGAGCAGATATTCACCTCGTGGCGCGAGCAGAACGGAAGCCAGCGGCTCATGCAGTGCCGAATAAACGCGGTTCGGATAACCCACCGGACCATAGGGTACGTGCTTGCGGTCCAGGACATCACTTCACGGCACAACACGGAAACAAACATCAGAAAGTTGGCATATTACGACAGCCTGACCAGTCTGCCGAACAGGCATCTTTTCGAGGAACGGTTCGTTTCCGAGCTGAACAAGGCCCAGCGTCACGGAACCAAGCTGGCGGTGATGATGATGGACCTGAACGGATTCAAGGATATCAATGACCGGTTCGGACACTTCGCAGGCGACACGCTGTTGCGTGAACAGGGATTGCGGATGCTGGACACCGTTCGCGAGTCCGACACCGTAGCCCGCTTCGGCGGTGACGAGTTCATGTTCCTTTTCCCGGAAGTCACGGACAGGGGGAGCGCGGAAAAGGTCGCGGCAAAACTGATGAGAGCCGTGGAGCAGCCCGTGGTGCTTGGCGAGGAAAGGGTCACCATCAGCGCCTCGATAGGCACAGCGATTTACCCGGATGACGGAGTGGATTTCCGCACGCTCATGGACCGTGCGGACTCGGAGATGTATTTCAACAAGCGCTCCAACTGAGCTACATTATGTATCGCCCGGCCTGCTTTCCGTCGAAGACGGCACCCACGATGACCTGCGAACTCAGCTCCATGCGTGCGGGGCTGCAATCGAGTACCACCGGATTTTTTTCACCGGGGATAACGAAAATCAGGTTGAAATGCTCTATTGACTCAAGCATGTCGAGATACACGTGGCCCTTGTCACGAATCTCAAGGAGCACGCCCGAAAGCGAGATATTTTTTATCATGGCCGGCAGGCACACGATTTCTCCCTCGCTGCTGAAGATCTGCACAACCGCCTGCTGAGAAACCTCATAGCGAGTTCCCTGCCGCCGGCCCTCGTTGTCGAACGAAGGATCTTCCCGCATCACTGATCGTATCAGCCGCAAGACTGCGTCAGACACATTGCGACCAGCATCACCCTTTGCGTCAAGGGCAATATCCAGTAGTTGACTATAGCGTTTTTCCGTTCCGGAGATGGGCATCTTCACCTCTGCAGAGCCCCGTCCGGACTCCTGCCATGCTGATTGTTACGCCCGAAGCGACAGATTGTGCTTCTGCAAAAGCTCATAAAGCCTTGTCCGCGAAAGTCCCGAGATGCGGCAGGCCTTCTTCACCGAGTTTTCGCTCACCACCGCAAGGTGCCTGAGGTAGGTTTCCTCCACCTGGTTGATGGCGTTTTTCCTGTAATGCTTCAAATCCGGAAAATCCGGAGCGTTATCCACCGGCAAGGCCTGCAGTTCAAGGCTTTCGACCTCGCCATTCCAACCGCCGATGTTTCCGTTACCGTTGCCGTTGCCGTTGTCACCGGATTCGGCAGCTTCCGGAGCTTCATCGGCGACCATCTCGGCCTGAGGCATCCCGGCAATCATGCCGCCCTTGTCTTCCGCCTCCACGACAACCTTTCTTGACCGCAGGTTCTGCGGCAGATGGAAGAACGTCAGTTCATCCTCATAGACTGCCTTGTAGACCGAGACGCGAATCACATTCACGAATTCACGCACGTTCCCCGGCCACTCATAGTAGTAAAGGGCCTCCATGAAGGAACTGCCTATCTTGAGCGGCTTCCTGCCAAGCTCCTTGCAGATACTCTTGACGTAATTCTTGGCAAGCAGTTTGATGTCGCCGTTTCGGCTGCGAAGCGGCGGAAGCTCTATGGAAAACGTCTTGAGTCTGTAATACAGGTCACGCCTGAACAGGCCCTTCTCAACCATTTCATAAAGATTACAGTTCGTTGCAGCCACAAGACGGAAGTCCACATTGACCTCTTTCGAGGAACTGAGAGGACGGAACGTCTTCTCCTGAAGCACCCGCAGAAGGGACTTCTGAACATTCAGGGACAGGTCACCGATCTCATCAAGGAAAAGGGTGCCCTTGTGAGCATGTTCGAAAAGGCCTTTCTTGGTCCTGTCCGCGCCGGTAAAAGCGCCCCTGTCATGACCGAAGAGCAGGCTTTCGGCCAGATTGTCCGGCAGATTGGTGCAGTCCACCACCACGTAGCGGTTTTCCGCACGTGCGCTGTTGCGATGCAGAGCCCGGGCGAAAAGTTCCTTGCCCGTTCCGGTTTCACCGGTAATGAGCAGGTTGCCTTCCATACGGGCGGCAAGCCCCATCTGCTCGATGCAGCGGTTGAGCCTGCTGCTTTCACCGATAATGCCGCTGTGCTCAATGGCCGGACGAATGGCGGCTTTATCCTTCTGGCGGAGCAGGCTGTCTATGACTTCATAGAGCCGCCCTTTCTCAATGGGTTTGAGAATGTAGTCCTGCACCCCAGAGTCGAACGCCTTCTCGATACACCGCGGGTCGGAGTGACCGCTGAGAATCACGATGGCGCACTCGGGGTTGGCCTCCAAAACCATGGGAACGTGATCCACTCCGTTCCCCTCCGGAAGCATCACGTCGAGAAACACGATATCCACCGGATATTGACGGATATGTTTGATCCCCGAGGTAATGGAACCGAAAGCCTCACAGATGTGTCCCATCGATTCAGACCAGTGTGAAACGAGTCGTCTGATCGACGGGTCATCGTCGATTACAAGGATGCGACCCAAACCGTTCCCCCTCTCGAAAACAATTAACGGTCTGGCGAATTGATCACCGTTCCGTGCGCAAAAAAGCTGACCGATCTCACCTACAGGCTTCTATCCCCCAAAGTCCATAGGACATTTCCCTATTTTCCTTCCATATGAAACATGCGAACTACTACTATATACGCATTACAACGAAAAAGTCACCATCATATTATTTTTAAACTGCACATTGTAAAAACCATCGACACCGCATTAAAACCAAAATCAATATCAGATTCACAAAGTAAAAGACTATTCACTTTTTGAAACCACCCACACAACACCACTAATCATTAACAATTCACCATTTCAAAAAAACACGTGAAACCAATCTTCGATCGATTTTCTAGACTTTTGCGAGAAACCATCTTTGAAACCATCAACCTTTACGGCTAACAAGAAGGCCTCCTGCATTACCTATAGCGAAGCCGGAAATCAGGAGGCAAGACTGACGACAAGCTCGTCGATACGGTTGGACAGACGTTTCAGCAGGACGGCCCCGGCTGCTGTGAGAAGAAACCCGGCAAGAAAGGAAACGGCGTATCCGGCGTGAAAAACCTTGGTGAACAGTATCAGCACCCCGCCGTGCAGAAGGAAGAATTCATAAGAATAATTCTGCACCGTAAACAGCAGCCCCGAAGAAGTGCTGAGAGATGCGTGAAATGCTCCGCCCGAACGAAAACTCTCCTTGTCCAACCCGGTACTCGCCATCAGGCGTCGCAACAGGAACCCAAGCGCAAAGGCCACGAAGAAATACGGTGGAATGTCGAAAACAAGCAGAAACCACGCCCACACGACGGTTACGCCTACACGCAACACAACGCTTCTGAGAACGGCGATGACGAAAACATAGAGATAGAAGCAGAGGATGGCGGAGACGAACCACGCGATGACGTACAGACTGTTGTCGATGAACAGGTTGCCCCCGGCCAGGAGCACGCCAATCTCGAACACACCGACGTCCTTGTATCCGTACATCATATTGGCGGCCACGACTCCCACTACCACGATCCAGTACGGAATGTAGATGCGGCGAAGCCTGCGCATGAGCCATCCGACCGGGTTGCTGCGCGCGGAAGCCGCATAGAATCCTGACAAAAAGAGGAAAAAGGAAAACGCATAGAAGAGCGGCCTGTCACTGCCAAGGCCGTAGAGCGCATTGCAATGGAACACGAACACCAGCACGGTGGCCGTGATCCGCAACACGGAATTCACTGCGGAGGTCATTTCACGCACAGAAAGCTCTCCCTTGCATTCAACACTCATAGTGGACATTACCCGATTTCTCCCGGCGTTTCATGCACCAATTCTCCTTGGCCCTATTTTTCGCATCACCCGCATCAGGGACGGACGGAAGCCCGGCCGGTACCGATCCCATCCAGCAACTCACCGCACTTTTTCCCGGCAACAGCCAGTCCCTTGCCGACCAGAAAACTCGCCGTGAGTGCAAAGAGACCGTTCACCACGGGACTGTCCCACCAAGTCACCTGAAAATACTGGTGAATGATATAAACAGGCAGCAACACATCGCCGACGGCGTCAAGCCAGGGCATACGATAGCTCTTTGCGGTTCCGAGCACGAACAGTGCGATCCCTGCACCGAGCAGACTTATGACCCCATACGCTCCGTATCCGAGCGACAGCCCCTTGATCACAACTCCCGCAAGCACCCCCGCTGCAAGCAAAGCAACCCCGACTCCCGGCCGGAGTTGCAGCCCCCTTCGGGCCATGTAGATACCGACAACGTACCCGTACGCGGTTGACCATAGAGCAACCCCGTAGGGATTGGTCTCCGGAAGGATGAGCGTGGCCGCAAAACCTCCCACCAGCAGCGTGTCGAGGACACCGGGGTGGGTCAGCATTCCATTGAACAGCGGAAAGAGCACATAGAAAATAAGGAGCAGCGTCAGGAACCACACTCCGAGACCGAAAGGACTCTGATTGTTGATGTGAAACCAGTTCAGAAAACCGCTCATGCCCAGCCAGCTTACCAGCGAATGCCAGCCCAGAATATCCGGTCGCCCCTGCACCACAAACAGGGCGGCAAGAAAGAGGTTCACGATCAGATATACCACGAACAGTCGCCGCACCTTGTTTCTCCAGTATATTCGCATATCCGCACCGGGCGGGTACCGCCGCGCTATGAAAAAACCGGAGGTGATGGCGAAGAAGCACAGGCCCGTATCCACCGGTATCCAGAAGTTATACATGATGACCCCGCGTGACCCGTGATAGACATGGCCCCAGACGACAAGCGCCAGAAACAGCAGCTTCACGTACTGGACAAACGGATTGTAACCGGTCTTGACGTCGCTCGGGCTCATCATCGCCTCCCCGCCGGATTCATACCAACGTTAGAGCTATTGCATACGGTCCATTATCGCTCCTGCGAGCTTTTCACGTGCCACGATCAGATCTTCCGGGTCGGTGGACCAGTCGTACTCTTCCCTGGCCGCCTTGGTGATGATGGCCCTGCCCTCTTCCCCGCCGCCGAGACGTTCGAGCAGGGCAAGATATTCGTAATCCTCAAAGCCATCGCGAATGGAATTGAGCCGAATGGACGGGATCGGCACACCTTTGGTGCCACCTATCAATTCGGGCTTTCCGGGATACCAGAGCGTTCCGTCGCCGTTGGCATGGAAAGCATACTGGGTGACCCATGGCTGCTTCCCCCATTTGTAGCCCATCTGGTAGTAGAGGACGCCTTCGATATCCCGCAGCCACGAGAGCGCACCGACGATCCTCGGAGAAACTGCGCCGGCGTCGATAAAATAGCTCGGCAGCTTGACGGTCTCTTCCGACATCATTGACGTGTACCACCAGACCTCTTCACCCTTGGCCTGACGCGAGCGATAAAGCTCGGCTCCGCCGTGGCGGTCCTCCTTGTCAAAGAAATTGATGACAGGACACCAGATATCCACGAGACCGCGCAACGCGGGACGGCATTCTGTCGTCACCAGCGTCTTGAGTTTCGGCGCTCCCTGCTTGATGAGCCTGCACTTCTTCTCCACATCGGCCATGTGCCGCTTTCTGGGCTCGTCCCAGACGTAGACGTAGGATTTTTCGAGCCACCCCTTGCTCTCAAGAAACTCCTGCACCGCACGCCAGTAAGCGATCCATGCTTTATCCGTCTTGATATCGGGACTGCCGGTAACGTTGATGGACGTGAAGCGCCGACCGTCGGGCATACCGTCGCCGCTCAGGGCGTCTCCGAAG belongs to Desulfovibrio oxyclinae DSM 11498 and includes:
- a CDS encoding GGDEF domain-containing protein, whose translation is MPKTIAQLDLSRIFSLFKRFESNHIPYPTAGGDFQCLCASQLAALAICNAPLDIEQALKPHVKKVRPADLVESHLTEGSQLPELFVVEDGRRPVGWTNLKRVLVNTLLWSSPRLDEVFSPHKGVIVSETDSVYEAHRKLLMNHAESAIVTGGRYVRGIILDRDISKLVQDGRDIWNLKIRKAMREVPVLGSWVLLKDAYTACMRNDTDRVIVSDADGTPMGTATLGDIVNALGIRAQIPQNADGESITSPGLYEAAFMDTVLSQSMQTGIIGLNDRLRVVYYNATLQHLLDKSNRIRVGADVEAISRCCGSSRHKVLTMIERARNGDEQIFTSWREQNGSQRLMQCRINAVRITHRTIGYVLAVQDITSRHNTETNIRKLAYYDSLTSLPNRHLFEERFVSELNKAQRHGTKLAVMMMDLNGFKDINDRFGHFAGDTLLREQGLRMLDTVRESDTVARFGGDEFMFLFPEVTDRGSAEKVAAKLMRAVEQPVVLGEERVTISASIGTAIYPDDGVDFRTLMDRADSEMYFNKRSN
- a CDS encoding acyltransferase family protein, whose product is MSPSDVKTGYNPFVQYVKLLFLALVVWGHVYHGSRGVIMYNFWIPVDTGLCFFAITSGFFIARRYPPGADMRIYWRNKVRRLFVVYLIVNLFLAALFVVQGRPDILGWHSLVSWLGMSGFLNWFHINNQSPFGLGVWFLTLLLIFYVLFPLFNGMLTHPGVLDTLLVGGFAATLILPETNPYGVALWSTAYGYVVGIYMARRGLQLRPGVGVALLAAGVLAGVVIKGLSLGYGAYGVISLLGAGIALFVLGTAKSYRMPWLDAVGDVLLPVYIIHQYFQVTWWDSPVVNGLFALTASFLVGKGLAVAGKKCGELLDGIGTGRASVRP
- a CDS encoding sigma-54-dependent transcriptional regulator produces the protein MGRILVIDDDPSIRRLVSHWSESMGHICEAFGSITSGIKHIRQYPVDIVFLDVMLPEGNGVDHVPMVLEANPECAIVILSGHSDPRCIEKAFDSGVQDYILKPIEKGRLYEVIDSLLRQKDKAAIRPAIEHSGIIGESSRLNRCIEQMGLAARMEGNLLITGETGTGKELFARALHRNSARAENRYVVVDCTNLPDNLAESLLFGHDRGAFTGADRTKKGLFEHAHKGTLFLDEIGDLSLNVQKSLLRVLQEKTFRPLSSSKEVNVDFRLVAATNCNLYEMVEKGLFRRDLYYRLKTFSIELPPLRSRNGDIKLLAKNYVKSICKELGRKPLKIGSSFMEALYYYEWPGNVREFVNVIRVSVYKAVYEDELTFFHLPQNLRSRKVVVEAEDKGGMIAGMPQAEMVADEAPEAAESGDNGNGNGNGNIGGWNGEVESLELQALPVDNAPDFPDLKHYRKNAINQVEETYLRHLAVVSENSVKKACRISGLSRTRLYELLQKHNLSLRA
- a CDS encoding PilZ domain-containing protein, with amino-acid sequence MKDKVGDERRAYPRLEVSIPAVSCVNIPDRGVHSLPVTIKDISKGGMRISFHNLDMGFADRLSGVSYFEVVFTIPETYQTVSFYCRKTWSNVSNGVSMGGGFDTSDSRPIEMLANYMEG
- a CDS encoding acyltransferase family protein, whose translation is MSTMSVECKGELSVREMTSAVNSVLRITATVLVFVFHCNALYGLGSDRPLFYAFSFFLFLSGFYAASARSNPVGWLMRRLRRIYIPYWIVVVGVVAANMMYGYKDVGVFEIGVLLAGGNLFIDNSLYVIAWFVSAILCFYLYVFVIAVLRSVVLRVGVTVVWAWFLLVFDIPPYFFVAFALGFLLRRLMASTGLDKESFRSGGAFHASLSTSSGLLFTVQNYSYEFFLLHGGVLILFTKVFHAGYAVSFLAGFLLTAAGAVLLKRLSNRIDELVVSLAS
- a CDS encoding N-acyl amino acid synthase FeeM domain-containing protein; this encodes MAAKEGKVGKPPFNGLEQRRTIRIRRSALVRDNLDSIDRPSIKIGETLDELKQAFRIVYTEYNDAGYVPNPEPTGMLYSVHSLLPTTSVFIFKTYLKVISTMSLYKDTRVFGLPMDAVYKPEIDALRAKGRQVAEVGALATPKSRRGANLVVYLAKALFNYAHLVELDDVCIMVNPKHVRFYKEIFLFDQLAEERMYAGVGAPAVALHADVHTYDQRMRDAYGDADFDTDLLSFFVKMKNAVMDPSMKYSVGNDKPLEQSTVQYFLDQRPHVLSGLNEEQLQVLAYLYPQAIGGKGKIGH